The following are encoded together in the Ignavibacteria bacterium genome:
- the hflX gene encoding GTPase HflX has protein sequence MLETRKEIEKTVLVYFSVKDGKNSYDHIQSLNELSSLAETAGAEVVKSFYQFSHNYDSRFMIGKGKVQEIAGYVEDNNISLVIFENELSYTHLRNLEQEIKCKILDKSNLILDIFARNAKTAQAKLQVELAQLEYSLPRLTRQWTHLSKQYGGIGTKGPGETQIETDRRLIKKRISVLKEKLEKINVQRKTQADERKNFLRLSLVGYTNVGKSTLLNLLTDSDVYVENKLFATLDTSTRVLNIKTKDTEAVISKFPKKVLISDTVGFIKNLPHNLIESFKSTLSEVVESDLLLHVVDVSNNNFEEQIKVVNETLEEIGAKGKPILLVFNKVDILENKEMIKGLSQKHPNSVFISAKKGINSAALILKVKEMLTHDTKETVIKLKPHDYKGLSTLYGNSEIREVKYLKTGIKVTIKTKPSGKKHLEKKTI, from the coding sequence TTGCTCGAAACACGCAAAGAAATAGAAAAAACGGTGCTGGTATACTTTTCCGTTAAAGACGGAAAGAATTCTTACGACCACATACAATCGCTGAACGAACTAAGTTCGCTTGCTGAAACAGCAGGGGCAGAGGTTGTTAAGTCATTCTATCAGTTTTCTCATAATTACGATTCTCGTTTTATGATTGGCAAAGGCAAAGTTCAGGAAATTGCCGGGTACGTTGAAGATAATAATATCTCTCTTGTGATTTTTGAAAACGAGTTGTCATATACGCATCTGCGTAATCTCGAACAGGAAATTAAATGCAAGATTCTCGATAAATCTAATCTGATTCTTGACATATTTGCCCGCAATGCAAAAACTGCGCAGGCAAAGCTTCAGGTAGAACTTGCACAGCTTGAATATTCTCTGCCGCGGCTGACGAGACAATGGACACACCTCTCAAAGCAATACGGAGGTATTGGTACGAAGGGACCGGGCGAAACTCAGATAGAAACCGACAGAAGACTTATAAAGAAAAGAATTTCCGTACTGAAAGAAAAGCTTGAAAAAATAAATGTACAAAGAAAGACACAGGCGGATGAAAGAAAGAACTTCCTAAGACTTTCGCTCGTGGGGTATACAAATGTCGGGAAGTCAACTTTATTAAACCTGCTTACAGACTCTGATGTTTACGTCGAAAATAAACTTTTTGCAACGCTTGACACATCAACGAGAGTATTAAACATAAAGACAAAAGATACAGAAGCAGTTATTTCAAAATTTCCAAAAAAGGTTCTGATTTCGGACACAGTCGGATTTATTAAGAACCTTCCCCACAATCTTATTGAATCATTTAAGTCAACTCTTTCGGAAGTCGTTGAGTCTGACCTGCTGCTTCATGTTGTTGATGTATCGAACAATAATTTTGAAGAGCAGATAAAAGTTGTAAACGAAACGCTGGAAGAAATAGGTGCGAAGGGAAAACCCATACTGCTCGTTTTTAACAAGGTGGATATTCTTGAAAACAAGGAAATGATTAAGGGTCTAAGCCAGAAACATCCCAATTCGGTTTTTATCTCGGCGAAGAAAGGTATAAATTCCGCCGCTCTTATTCTGAAAGTAAAAGAGATGCTGACTCATGACACGAAGGAAACAGTGATTAAGCTGAAACCTCATGACTACAAGGGTTTAAGCACTCTTTACGGCAACTCAGAAATACGGGAAGTAAAATATTTAAAAACAGGCATTAAAGTAACAATAAAAACAAAGCCTTCAGGCAAAAAACATTTAGAAAAGAAAACAATATAA
- a CDS encoding glycosyltransferase family 9 protein: protein MKTSDTPFGKVKNILIVRQHHQLGDMLCALPMFAAIRKKFPHAHVTLIASPVSYEVLNSKANPYINQVINYNKQSVHSLLDFFNQLFSRKYDVGIVPSTASISRTSHYINFISGAKVRVGAESVENKINKSANLLTVKKKFFWDEQKLHQTERNLDVVRLIGCDLSLEEKKNVRIFLDKKEESYAERYFENNFPDKSKPVFAFHAGAAKVQNRWNKDNFVKLILMLHKKYNPYIVFTSGLIDGEINSYIRHKLKNHSVDSEIMYKIQIRKVASILRRVTLYLSNDTGPMHVAAYVNARVIGLFGPTKGYEWGPINPQGTFIQSDTENIDDIPSDTVYNFINNYLNKQ, encoded by the coding sequence ATGAAGACCTCTGATACACCTTTCGGTAAAGTTAAGAATATATTAATAGTTCGGCAGCACCATCAGCTCGGCGATATGCTCTGCGCACTCCCAATGTTTGCAGCAATTCGCAAAAAGTTTCCTCATGCTCACGTTACCCTTATTGCTTCACCTGTCAGTTATGAAGTGCTAAATAGTAAAGCAAATCCTTATATAAATCAGGTAATTAATTACAACAAACAAAGCGTTCATTCGCTTCTGGATTTTTTCAATCAGCTGTTTTCCCGCAAGTATGATGTAGGGATAGTGCCTTCAACAGCATCAATATCGCGTACATCGCATTACATTAATTTTATTTCAGGTGCAAAAGTACGCGTCGGGGCGGAGAGTGTTGAGAATAAGATTAATAAATCTGCAAACCTTCTGACGGTAAAGAAAAAGTTTTTCTGGGATGAGCAGAAGCTTCATCAAACGGAGAGAAATCTTGATGTTGTAAGACTTATAGGCTGCGATCTCTCTTTGGAGGAGAAGAAAAACGTAAGGATTTTTCTTGATAAAAAAGAGGAGTCGTATGCAGAGCGGTATTTTGAGAATAATTTCCCGGATAAATCAAAACCCGTGTTTGCGTTTCATGCGGGTGCGGCAAAGGTTCAGAACAGATGGAATAAAGATAATTTCGTGAAACTTATTCTTATGCTTCACAAAAAATATAATCCTTACATTGTGTTTACTTCGGGTTTGATAGACGGAGAAATAAACAGTTATATCCGGCACAAGCTAAAAAATCATTCAGTTGACTCGGAGATTATGTATAAAATTCAAATAAGGAAAGTTGCTTCAATATTAAGACGCGTAACGCTTTATCTTAGCAACGACACGGGTCCGATGCATGTTGCTGCATACGTTAACGCAAGAGTAATAGGATTGTTCGGACCGACAAAGGGATATGAATGGGGACCCATTAATCCGCAGGGAACATTCATTCAGTCAGACACGGAAAACATAGATGATATTCCCTCTGACACTGTGTATAATTTTATAAACAATTATTTAAATAAACAGTAA
- a CDS encoding 4-hydroxy-3-methylbut-2-enyl diphosphate reductase, whose amino-acid sequence MKKFEIPVFYRSSLITKIKKIRELKDPRKRDYSPTSLDFGPVEFLIGRHFGFCYGVENAIEISYRAIEENPDKKIYLLSEMIHNPEVNSDLTNRGVKFITDTKGNQLIEWDELYPEDIVIIPAFGTTIETRNRLSELGIEALKYDTTCPFVEKVWNRASSLGKNDFTVIVHGKHNHEETRATFSHSKEDAPTLIVRNIQEAEILGKYILGEISKKQLCDYFKDKISDDFNPEIHLNKVGVVNQTTMLATETQAIADLIRDVMVKKYGEENIKDHFADTRDTLCYATHDNQRATLALLEQKADLAIVVGGYNSSNTSHIVELCEEKLPTYFISSSSKILNKSKILHFNFHKGVELETENFLPKNSKTRIILTSGASCPDAIVDEVLLKLLSYYDNTKSIDIVLKEYEQTI is encoded by the coding sequence ATGAAGAAATTTGAAATTCCCGTTTTTTATCGTAGTTCTTTAATCACAAAGATTAAAAAAATTCGTGAATTAAAAGACCCGAGAAAAAGAGATTACTCGCCGACATCGCTTGATTTCGGTCCCGTTGAATTTCTTATTGGCAGACATTTTGGTTTTTGCTACGGTGTCGAAAATGCAATCGAAATCTCATACAGAGCAATTGAAGAAAATCCTGATAAGAAAATATATCTTCTCAGTGAGATGATTCATAATCCTGAAGTTAATAGTGACCTGACTAATAGAGGCGTGAAGTTCATTACCGATACGAAAGGAAATCAGTTGATTGAATGGGATGAACTGTACCCTGAAGACATAGTTATTATTCCTGCTTTCGGTACTACAATAGAAACTCGGAACCGGCTTTCTGAACTTGGTATCGAAGCATTAAAGTATGATACGACCTGTCCCTTCGTTGAAAAGGTCTGGAACAGGGCTTCTTCGCTCGGGAAGAATGATTTCACGGTTATCGTTCACGGTAAGCATAATCATGAAGAAACTCGGGCTACATTCTCCCATAGCAAGGAAGACGCTCCTACATTGATTGTGCGAAATATTCAGGAAGCGGAAATTCTTGGAAAATATATTCTCGGAGAAATATCAAAGAAACAACTTTGTGATTATTTTAAAGATAAGATATCCGATGACTTTAATCCTGAAATTCATCTTAATAAAGTCGGCGTTGTAAACCAGACAACGATGCTCGCAACAGAAACTCAAGCAATCGCTGATTTAATCAGAGACGTTATGGTAAAGAAATACGGCGAAGAAAATATTAAAGACCATTTTGCCGATACACGCGATACACTTTGTTATGCTACACATGATAACCAGCGTGCGACACTCGCCCTTCTTGAGCAGAAAGCAGATTTGGCAATAGTCGTCGGAGGATATAACAGCTCCAATACCTCCCACATTGTCGAACTCTGCGAGGAAAAACTCCCGACATATTTTATCTCAAGTTCTTCGAAAATATTAAATAAATCAAAAATACTTCACTTTAATTTTCACAAAGGTGTTGAACTCGAAACAGAAAACTTTCTGCCGAAAAACAGCAAAACAAGAATTATTTTAACAAGCGGCGCCTCCTGTCCCGATGCCATAGTTGACGAAGTGCTTTTGAAACTTTTGTCTTATTATGATAATACTAAATCCATTGATATAGTATTGAAGGAATACGAACAAACAATATGA
- a CDS encoding RNase H family protein: MKNRKILEEQSWKILETLIEAGFPSSMDDDSFREYSAKIEVEGIGIINLYYSPKKKGFKLGFHEIKEKTIRAEIKELLSSIDISVTEDGIYTNKGYEIDVDGSYFNSKTSYATIIRKNGKVIKELSGLVDTSKVKSSNQITGEMKAVIKAIDYCNENKIRKIRLYYDYNGLKYWAAGKWKANLVSTKYYQDFMSKQTINIEWIKVPSHTGIYWNERVDELAKSAITKTQK; encoded by the coding sequence ATGAAAAACCGTAAAATACTCGAGGAACAAAGCTGGAAAATCCTTGAAACGCTTATAGAAGCGGGGTTTCCGTCATCCATGGACGATGATTCATTCAGGGAATACAGTGCAAAAATCGAAGTAGAAGGTATAGGCATTATAAATCTGTATTACAGCCCCAAAAAGAAGGGATTTAAACTCGGTTTTCATGAAATAAAAGAGAAGACGATCCGAGCAGAGATTAAGGAGCTTTTAAGTAGTATTGATATATCCGTTACCGAAGACGGGATATATACAAACAAGGGTTATGAAATAGATGTTGACGGTTCATACTTCAACAGTAAAACATCTTACGCTACTATCATCAGAAAAAACGGAAAAGTAATAAAAGAATTAAGCGGGCTTGTTGACACTTCAAAAGTAAAGAGTTCAAACCAGATAACCGGAGAGATGAAGGCGGTAATAAAAGCAATCGATTACTGCAACGAAAACAAGATTCGGAAAATAAGACTTTACTATGACTACAACGGTTTAAAGTATTGGGCGGCAGGAAAATGGAAAGCAAACCTCGTCTCAACAAAATACTATCAGGATTTCATGAGCAAGCAAACCATAAACATTGAATGGATAAAAGTCCCCAGCCACACAGGGATTTACTGGAACGAGCGAGTAGATGAACTTGCAAAGAGCGCAATTACTAAAACTCAAAAATAA
- a CDS encoding Ppx/GppA phosphatase family protein, whose protein sequence is MQNKTLAAIDIGTNSFHLAIASVNDKGIIKVLTKDKEVVRLGKSSTDMKYISLDAMERAITVLKRFKITCDSFNAEIRAVATSATREALNKDEFINEAFRRTGISIEVISGYEEARLIYLGVLQALDVYNKKILLIDIGGGSTEFLTGEKGNVKFSNSIKLGAVRLTEKFFSDGKYTKENIGNARLHVRSIINPIVRSLKKENYDLVVGTSGTITNLGSIIYCKSTTEDVSLFNFNNYKYSDAELNYAVKTILSFDNAAAIKKIEGLDSDRADIITAGAIILEQIFKEVNIKQITLSSYALREGILFDTIDKEHNTLQSEDMKNVRYRSVINLGRHCGFDEAHCRKILQLSLPIYNALRDKFGLTDQDLDLLEASIYLHDIGHSISHSQHHRHSYYLIKNSELLGFNNEEIEIIANIARYHRKSHPKTKHIEFNKLSPANKSKVKMLSGILRIADGLDRGHSSAIDSIKVTVQDKNFHVKVAPREGKDPTLELWGANMRKELFEEAFGYNILIN, encoded by the coding sequence ATGCAGAATAAAACGCTTGCAGCGATTGATATTGGTACGAATTCTTTTCATCTTGCGATTGCGAGCGTAAATGATAAGGGTATAATAAAAGTACTTACGAAAGACAAAGAGGTAGTAAGACTCGGAAAGAGTTCAACCGATATGAAGTACATATCTCTTGACGCGATGGAAAGGGCGATAACGGTACTCAAGCGTTTTAAAATAACGTGCGATTCTTTTAACGCTGAAATCAGGGCGGTGGCAACGAGCGCTACGCGTGAAGCATTGAACAAAGACGAGTTCATAAACGAAGCATTCAGAAGAACGGGTATTTCGATTGAGGTAATATCAGGGTATGAAGAAGCACGTTTGATTTATCTCGGAGTACTTCAGGCGCTTGATGTTTACAATAAAAAGATACTTTTAATTGACATTGGCGGCGGCAGCACCGAGTTTTTGACGGGAGAGAAGGGCAACGTGAAATTCTCGAACAGTATAAAACTTGGAGCAGTACGTCTGACGGAAAAATTTTTCTCTGACGGAAAGTACACAAAAGAAAACATTGGAAATGCGCGGCTTCATGTAAGAAGCATTATAAACCCTATTGTAAGAAGCCTTAAGAAAGAAAACTACGATTTAGTTGTCGGCACGTCGGGAACGATAACAAACCTTGGTTCGATAATTTACTGTAAGAGCACAACGGAGGATGTTTCGCTTTTCAATTTCAATAACTATAAGTATTCTGATGCTGAGCTAAATTATGCAGTAAAAACCATTCTGAGTTTTGACAATGCCGCGGCTATTAAAAAAATCGAGGGGCTTGATTCAGATAGGGCTGATATAATCACGGCAGGTGCCATAATACTTGAACAGATATTTAAAGAAGTAAACATCAAACAAATTACGCTTTCAAGCTACGCACTGCGAGAAGGAATACTCTTCGATACTATTGATAAAGAGCACAACACGCTCCAATCGGAAGACATGAAGAACGTGAGGTACAGAAGTGTTATAAACCTCGGAAGACACTGTGGTTTTGACGAAGCCCATTGCAGGAAGATACTTCAACTCTCTTTGCCGATATACAATGCGTTAAGGGATAAATTCGGACTGACTGACCAGGACCTTGACCTGCTTGAAGCCTCAATTTATCTGCATGATATAGGACATAGTATCTCTCATTCACAGCATCATAGACATTCATACTATCTTATAAAAAACTCTGAACTTCTCGGTTTTAATAATGAAGAAATTGAAATAATTGCGAATATTGCAAGATACCACAGAAAATCGCATCCGAAAACAAAACATATAGAGTTCAACAAGCTTTCTCCTGCGAATAAAAGCAAGGTAAAGATGCTCTCTGGGATTTTGCGTATTGCGGATGGATTGGACAGAGGACATAGCTCAGCAATAGATTCTATAAAAGTAACCGTTCAGGATAAAAATTTCCATGTGAAGGTCGCTCCAAGGGAAGGTAAAGACCCTACGCTTGAACTCTGGGGAGCGAACATGAGGAAAGAATTATTTGAAGAGGCATTTGGTTATAATATATTGATTAATTAA
- the folK gene encoding 2-amino-4-hydroxy-6-hydroxymethyldihydropteridine diphosphokinase: MTPDVFLGLGSNINDRLKYLETAASLIGSCSNIQTVCVSSVYETEPWGVKEQNKFLNMVLKVNSHFTPDELMVFVKDIEMKAGRKVRKKWFEREIDIDILFFGNKVLENDILSIPHKEVQNRRFVLVPMCEISESFVHPVLNKTMSELLELTKDISEVSIYKI, encoded by the coding sequence TTGACACCCGATGTCTTTCTGGGGCTTGGCTCCAATATTAACGACAGATTAAAGTATTTAGAAACCGCAGCTTCTCTTATAGGAAGCTGCAGTAATATTCAAACAGTTTGCGTTTCATCTGTTTATGAAACTGAACCATGGGGAGTTAAAGAGCAAAACAAGTTTCTGAACATGGTATTAAAAGTTAACTCTCATTTTACTCCTGATGAGTTGATGGTTTTTGTAAAAGATATTGAAATGAAAGCTGGACGCAAGGTAAGAAAGAAATGGTTTGAAAGAGAGATTGATATTGACATTCTGTTCTTCGGAAATAAGGTGCTGGAAAACGATATTCTTTCAATACCGCATAAAGAAGTCCAAAACAGAAGGTTCGTACTCGTTCCAATGTGCGAAATAAGCGAAAGTTTTGTTCATCCTGTTTTAAATAAAACGATGTCAGAATTGCTTGAATTAACAAAAGATATTTCAGAAGTTTCTATTTATAAAATTTAA
- the folB gene encoding dihydroneopterin aldolase yields MKLTTIKINNAKFFAYHGDLEHEKVFGNQFEVDIEMICDLSGLLDSDKLSKTVNYLAVYNLVKEIFNKEKFNLVETANIKVCEAILANFSLVQKVIVKIRKPNAPLGIIDSVEVINELRRN; encoded by the coding sequence TTGAAACTGACAACCATTAAGATAAATAACGCTAAGTTCTTTGCGTATCATGGTGACCTTGAACATGAAAAGGTTTTCGGCAACCAGTTTGAAGTTGATATTGAAATGATTTGCGACCTGAGCGGACTCCTGGATTCAGATAAACTTAGTAAAACGGTAAACTATCTTGCTGTTTATAACCTTGTTAAAGAAATATTTAACAAAGAAAAGTTTAACCTTGTTGAAACAGCAAACATTAAAGTTTGTGAGGCAATTCTCGCTAACTTTTCTCTGGTTCAGAAGGTTATCGTTAAGATAAGAAAACCAAACGCTCCGTTGGGTATCATTGATTCGGTCGAGGTAATTAATGAATTGAGAAGGAATTGA
- a CDS encoding nitrite reductase (NAD(P)H) small subunit — protein MSLEFLKACSVNDLEDNKGFRFVIDDVTDIAIFKVKGNIYAVDNVCPHNHTPKIHLGYIEDTHVLCPVHFFKFSLKNGKHTDGMDCTLKTYKVKIVNDEVFVEKPSDKFFNFDF, from the coding sequence ATGAGCCTCGAGTTCTTAAAAGCTTGCTCTGTAAACGACCTCGAAGATAACAAAGGGTTCAGGTTTGTTATTGATGATGTGACGGATATTGCCATATTCAAAGTCAAAGGAAATATTTATGCCGTTGATAATGTTTGCCCTCACAATCATACTCCCAAAATACATCTTGGTTATATTGAAGATACACATGTTCTTTGTCCTGTTCACTTCTTTAAGTTTTCTCTTAAAAACGGTAAACATACTGACGGAATGGACTGTACACTTAAAACATATAAAGTTAAAATTGTAAACGATGAGGTCTTTGTAGAAAAACCTTCGGATAAATTCTTTAACTTTGATTTTTGA
- a CDS encoding acyl-CoA dehydrogenase family protein: protein MAHTEYKGVDYYNLNDILTEEEKAIRDTVRDFVSNEVIPIIEQYNQEMKFPMQLIPKMAELGLFGPTLPVEYGGMGVNNIAYGLIMQELERGDSGVRSFASVQSALVMYPIFTYGSEEQKKYWLPKLASAEKIGCFGLTEPDFGSNPGGMITKAEKVNGGYLLNGAKMWITNGTIADVAVVWAKLDGKVRGFLVEKGTKGFSAPETKGKLSLRASVTSELVFEDCLIPEANLLPKSGGLKSPLSCLTQARYGIAWGVTGMAMHCYSTVLDYSLSRVQFGKPIAAFQITQEKLAMMLTEITKAQLLNYRLAQMKDNGTMRPQHVSLAKRNNCEIAKTIASMSREMLGANGILDEYPIMRHLNNIESVKTYEGTHEMHTLILGEDVTGIAAFE, encoded by the coding sequence ATGGCACACACAGAATATAAAGGGGTTGATTACTACAATCTCAACGATATTTTAACAGAAGAAGAAAAAGCTATAAGGGATACTGTAAGAGACTTTGTTAGCAATGAAGTTATTCCAATCATAGAACAATACAACCAGGAAATGAAATTTCCGATGCAGCTTATTCCTAAGATGGCAGAGCTGGGGCTTTTCGGGCCAACGTTGCCCGTGGAGTACGGCGGCATGGGAGTTAATAACATAGCTTACGGTTTAATAATGCAGGAGCTTGAAAGAGGGGATAGCGGTGTGAGAAGTTTTGCATCCGTGCAGTCGGCACTTGTTATGTACCCTATTTTCACATACGGAAGCGAGGAGCAGAAAAAATACTGGTTGCCAAAACTTGCAAGTGCGGAAAAGATAGGATGCTTCGGTCTTACAGAGCCTGATTTTGGAAGTAACCCGGGCGGAATGATTACAAAAGCAGAAAAAGTTAACGGCGGGTATCTTTTAAACGGTGCTAAGATGTGGATTACAAACGGTACCATTGCAGACGTTGCCGTTGTTTGGGCAAAGCTCGACGGCAAAGTAAGAGGGTTCCTTGTAGAGAAAGGCACTAAAGGATTCTCTGCACCCGAAACCAAAGGCAAACTGTCGCTTCGTGCATCAGTAACATCGGAGCTTGTCTTCGAAGATTGTCTTATTCCCGAAGCCAATCTTCTTCCGAAAAGCGGCGGACTTAAATCTCCGCTTTCATGCCTGACTCAGGCGCGTTATGGTATAGCATGGGGAGTTACGGGAATGGCAATGCATTGCTACAGCACTGTTCTTGATTACTCTTTGTCCCGTGTTCAGTTCGGCAAACCTATTGCAGCATTCCAGATTACACAGGAAAAACTTGCAATGATGCTTACGGAAATTACAAAAGCACAACTGCTTAACTACCGTCTTGCACAGATGAAGGATAACGGCACAATGAGACCTCAGCATGTTTCGCTCGCAAAAAGAAACAACTGTGAGATAGCAAAAACAATCGCTTCCATGTCGCGTGAAATGCTTGGAGCAAACGGAATTCTTGATGAGTACCCTATCATGAGGCATCTAAATAACATTGAATCCGTCAAGACTTATGAAGGCACTCACGAAATGCATACCTTAATTCTTGGAGAAGACGTTACTGGTATTGCGGCATTTGAATAA
- the sucD gene encoding succinate--CoA ligase subunit alpha: protein MSILVNKRSRVLVQGITGSEGTFHTTQMIEYGTNVVAGVTPGKGGTLFNDSVPIFNTAKEAVAATKANVSVIFVPAGFAADAIIEAVNSGINLVVCITEGIPAKDMVNIYDYVQSQNKDGRSVRFIGPNCPGIISPGECKIGIMPGFIHKKGRVGVISRSGTLTYEAVDQLTKLGIGQSTCIGIGGDPVIGTRFIDAIKLFNEDKDTDAIVMIGEIGGNAEEEAAYFIKKHVKKPVVGFIAGRTAPPGRRMGHAGAIIAGGKGTAAEKMAVLKECGIHVVESPADIGKTMQVALEKIKIKKGNKKIKKAVKKEAKKVTKVLKKAAKKVNKK from the coding sequence ATGAGCATATTAGTAAATAAAAGGTCGAGAGTTCTCGTACAGGGTATTACGGGTTCTGAAGGGACATTCCACACAACACAGATGATAGAGTACGGAACTAATGTTGTTGCAGGGGTAACACCCGGTAAAGGTGGTACGTTGTTCAACGATTCGGTTCCAATATTTAATACAGCAAAAGAGGCAGTTGCCGCAACAAAAGCAAATGTTTCCGTTATTTTTGTTCCTGCTGGATTTGCCGCAGACGCAATCATTGAAGCAGTTAATTCAGGGATTAATCTTGTTGTATGCATAACCGAGGGTATTCCCGCGAAGGATATGGTCAATATTTATGATTATGTTCAAAGCCAAAATAAAGACGGACGTAGCGTTAGATTTATAGGACCAAACTGCCCGGGTATAATCAGTCCGGGCGAATGTAAAATTGGTATCATGCCGGGATTTATTCACAAGAAAGGAAGAGTCGGTGTTATTTCGAGAAGCGGAACTCTTACTTACGAAGCAGTTGACCAGTTGACAAAACTTGGTATAGGCCAATCAACTTGTATTGGAATCGGCGGCGACCCGGTTATTGGAACAAGGTTTATTGATGCGATTAAACTTTTTAATGAGGATAAAGATACCGACGCTATAGTAATGATAGGTGAGATAGGCGGAAATGCCGAAGAAGAAGCTGCTTACTTTATTAAAAAGCATGTTAAAAAACCTGTTGTCGGATTTATTGCCGGTAGAACAGCCCCCCCTGGACGCAGGATGGGTCACGCAGGAGCTATCATCGCAGGAGGTAAAGGAACCGCTGCGGAAAAAATGGCTGTATTGAAAGAATGCGGTATTCATGTTGTTGAGTCTCCTGCTGATATTGGCAAGACAATGCAGGTGGCTCTTGAAAAGATAAAGATTAAAAAAGGGAATAAGAAGATTAAGAAAGCAGTTAAGAAAGAAGCCAAAAAAGTAACTAAAGTTTTGAAGAAAGCCGCAAAAAAAGTAAATAAGAAATAA
- a CDS encoding deoxynucleoside kinase produces the protein MSSPHIKYIAIEGVIGAGKTTLAKMLAKKMNANLVLESYEDNPFLEKFYKNPRRYALHTQMYFLMSRYKQLLELRQDDLFHEYIVSDYIFEKDKIFAYLNLADDELELYERMVSFIERNLKKPDLVIYLQSTVERLMANINKRGRTAEKNMSETYISDLNEAYNYFFFRFKASRVMIVNATEMDFVNNVNDFNDLVSEIMKPEHGNIEYFNPSVKKAAGR, from the coding sequence TTGTCGTCACCACATATTAAATACATTGCAATCGAAGGTGTCATCGGAGCGGGTAAAACTACCCTTGCGAAAATGCTTGCTAAAAAGATGAATGCTAACCTTGTATTGGAGAGTTATGAAGATAACCCCTTTCTTGAAAAATTTTACAAGAACCCCCGTAGATACGCTCTCCACACTCAAATGTATTTCCTTATGTCGAGATACAAACAACTTCTTGAACTTAGACAGGATGACCTTTTCCACGAGTACATCGTCTCTGATTACATTTTCGAAAAAGATAAGATATTTGCTTATCTTAATCTTGCTGACGATGAGCTTGAACTTTACGAAAGAATGGTTTCCTTTATTGAGAGAAACCTTAAAAAACCCGACCTTGTGATTTACCTCCAGTCAACCGTGGAAAGACTTATGGCAAACATTAACAAACGGGGAAGAACCGCAGAAAAGAATATGAGCGAAACTTATATTTCAGATTTAAACGAAGCGTACAACTATTTCTTCTTCAGGTTCAAAGCTTCAAGAGTTATGATTGTGAACGCAACCGAAATGGATTTTGTAAACAATGTAAATGATTTCAATGACTTGGTTTCTGAAATAATGAAACCGGAACATGGCAATATTGAATACTTCAATCCTTCTGTAAAGAAAGCCGCAGGAAGATAA